One region of Terriglobales bacterium genomic DNA includes:
- a CDS encoding HAMP domain-containing sensor histidine kinase, with amino-acid sequence MRISSRRGTIVFFIILGAILVGVAVALNVSWIIRNLHEIGTLILGAIFFAIIIAGLILNTIFLVREIRRNEQHDSFINAVTHELKTPIASIRLYLETLESRSLDDRQRRQFYGIMRDDTDRLLGTVEQVLKAGEAGQKRGPSHPVELEFSELVQQCLDLARTRYNLPSEALRYAVAPSNGHRPAVLGDPDELRTAIGNVLDNAIKYSGGKVSVAVEVFEPDEKTVAVRVTDRGIGIPRGELRRIFKRFYRVRNRAVGEVKGTGLGLFIVRSITRRHGGDVLAESAGEGQGATVTIRLPRVRAA; translated from the coding sequence ATGCGCATCTCCAGCCGCCGCGGCACGATCGTGTTCTTCATCATTCTCGGCGCCATTCTTGTGGGCGTCGCGGTGGCGCTCAATGTCAGCTGGATCATCCGCAACCTGCATGAGATCGGCACCCTGATCCTGGGCGCGATTTTCTTCGCCATCATCATCGCCGGCCTGATTCTCAACACCATCTTCCTGGTGCGCGAAATCCGCCGCAACGAGCAGCACGACAGCTTCATCAACGCGGTCACCCACGAACTGAAGACGCCCATCGCCTCCATCCGCCTGTACCTGGAAACTCTGGAATCGCGCTCGCTCGATGACCGGCAGCGGCGCCAGTTCTACGGCATCATGCGCGACGACACCGACCGCCTGCTCGGCACGGTCGAACAGGTCTTGAAGGCCGGCGAGGCGGGGCAGAAGCGCGGACCATCGCATCCGGTGGAATTGGAGTTTTCCGAGCTGGTGCAGCAGTGCCTCGACCTGGCGCGCACGCGCTACAACCTGCCTTCGGAGGCGTTGCGCTACGCCGTGGCGCCTTCCAACGGACATCGTCCTGCCGTCCTGGGCGATCCCGACGAGCTGCGCACCGCCATCGGCAACGTACTCGACAACGCCATCAAGTACTCGGGCGGCAAGGTCAGCGTGGCCGTCGAGGTCTTCGAGCCCGATGAGAAGACAGTCGCGGTTCGCGTTACCGATCGCGGCATTGGCATCCCGCGCGGAGAGCTGCGCCGCATCTTCAAGCGCTTCTACCGCGTCCGCAATCGCGCCGTGGGAGAAGTGAAAGGCACCGGGCTCGGTTTGTTCATCGTCCGCAGCATCACGCGCCGCCATGGCGGCGACGTGCTCGCCGAAAGCGCCGGCGAAGGCCAGGGCGCGACCGTCACCATCCGCCTGCCACGGGTCCGCGCCGCATGA
- a CDS encoding response regulator transcription factor produces MSRLLIVEDEAHLADGLRFNLEAEGHSAEVVSTGEAALEKLLSHANPYDAVVLDVMLPGIDGFQVVTELRRANQYLPVLMLTARGRPEDVLKGFESGADDYLPKPFELAILMARIHGLLRRSDWTRNHAPRPAASENREAAPANDVVSFNGKTVDFRSLELRAAGRTIHLTMMEADLLRHLIRNNGQVVSRRSLLEDVWGLREDTDTRAIDNFIVRLRRYIEREPARPRHLLTVRGVGYKFILEPAAEEKKARLSRWRA; encoded by the coding sequence ATGAGCCGCCTGCTCATTGTGGAGGACGAGGCGCACCTCGCCGACGGCCTGCGCTTCAATCTCGAAGCCGAAGGCCACTCGGCCGAAGTAGTTTCCACCGGCGAAGCGGCGCTGGAAAAATTACTGTCGCATGCGAACCCGTACGACGCCGTCGTCCTCGACGTGATGCTCCCCGGCATCGACGGCTTCCAGGTCGTGACCGAATTGCGACGCGCGAACCAGTATCTCCCGGTGCTGATGCTGACGGCGCGCGGCCGTCCGGAAGACGTGCTGAAGGGATTCGAGTCCGGCGCCGACGACTATCTGCCCAAGCCCTTCGAGCTCGCCATCCTGATGGCGCGCATCCACGGCCTGCTGCGCCGCAGCGATTGGACGCGCAATCACGCGCCGCGGCCGGCCGCCTCCGAGAACCGCGAAGCGGCCCCCGCCAACGACGTAGTTTCCTTCAACGGTAAGACGGTCGATTTCCGCTCACTCGAACTTCGCGCCGCCGGGCGCACCATCCACCTCACCATGATGGAGGCTGACCTGCTCCGCCACCTGATCCGCAACAACGGCCAGGTCGTCTCCCGCCGATCTTTATTGGAGGATGTGTGGGGGCTGCGCGAAGACACCGACACCCGCGCCATCGACAATTTCATCGTGCGCCTGCGCCGCTACATCGAGCGCGAACCCGCGCGCCCTCGGCATCTGCTCACCGTGCGCGGCGTCGGATACAAGTTCATCCTGGAGCCCGCCGCCGAGGAAAAGAAAGCGCGCCTCAGCCGCTGGCGCGCTTAG
- a CDS encoding CcmD family protein: MKFLYAAYILTWVVHIGYLLSLGQRVKRLREEFEEKK; the protein is encoded by the coding sequence ATGAAGTTCCTCTATGCGGCTTACATTCTGACGTGGGTGGTCCACATCGGGTATCTGTTGAGCCTGGGGCAGCGGGTGAAGCGGTTGCGCGAGGAGTTCGAGGAAAAGAAGTAG
- the ccsA gene encoding cytochrome c biogenesis protein CcsA: MKNKTTIFAVLTLALLSWGLYQGLEVAPTESTMGDVQRIFYYHFGSAMTAFACFFANFIASLVYLARRDGKSDAVAAASAEVGVVFCTTVLIQGMLWAKPVWGIWWTWDARLTTTLVMWLIYISYLVLRRFSTSGQAPLMAAVLAVFGFVDVPLVYVSNRIFRTQHPQPVIGGGEGSGLDPSMWPPVLWNWLAFTCFALLLIALRYQLERARQRLDEQTVEGAAAR; the protein is encoded by the coding sequence ATGAAAAACAAAACCACGATCTTCGCCGTGCTCACGCTGGCACTGCTCTCCTGGGGGCTGTACCAGGGGTTGGAGGTGGCGCCGACCGAGAGCACGATGGGCGACGTGCAGCGCATCTTCTATTACCACTTCGGCTCGGCGATGACGGCCTTCGCCTGCTTCTTCGCCAACTTCATCGCGTCGCTCGTGTACCTGGCCAGGCGCGACGGCAAAAGCGATGCGGTGGCGGCGGCGTCGGCGGAGGTCGGCGTGGTGTTCTGCACCACGGTGCTGATCCAGGGGATGCTGTGGGCGAAGCCTGTGTGGGGCATCTGGTGGACGTGGGACGCGCGCCTTACGACAACGCTGGTGATGTGGCTCATCTACATCAGCTATCTGGTGCTGCGCCGGTTCTCGACAAGCGGACAGGCGCCGCTGATGGCGGCGGTGCTGGCCGTCTTCGGGTTCGTGGACGTGCCGCTGGTGTACGTGTCGAACCGCATTTTCCGCACGCAGCATCCACAGCCGGTGATCGGCGGCGGCGAGGGCTCGGGGCTCGATCCCTCGATGTGGCCGCCGGTACTGTGGAACTGGCTGGCGTTTACGTGTTTTGCCCTGCTGCTGATCGCGCTGCGGTATCAACTGGAGCGCGCGCGGCAGCGGTTGGACGAACAAACCGTTGAGGGGGCGGCGGCGCGATGA
- a CDS encoding heme exporter protein CcmB, translating into MSALLTITRASLAKDLRLEWRSKDAINSMIFFGLLVVVIFSFAFDPTAEESRKIAGGLIWTSFLFASVVALNQTWAREMHNQVLDGFRASPAPANALFLAKAAGNFLFVVLLEAVMAPLFIVFYNLRSVGPPEQLIAIAMMGTWALVVNGTFFAALSLRTRSREVMLPLLLFPISLPAILGMVSATTLVLTGDGSARFWIELLGVYDVVFTTVCLLLFETVLNAE; encoded by the coding sequence GTGAGCGCCCTGCTCACGATCACGCGCGCCAGCCTCGCCAAGGACCTCCGGCTCGAGTGGCGCTCCAAAGACGCCATCAACTCGATGATCTTCTTCGGGCTGCTGGTGGTGGTCATCTTCAGCTTCGCCTTCGATCCCACAGCGGAAGAGTCGCGCAAAATCGCGGGCGGTCTGATCTGGACGTCGTTTCTGTTTGCGTCGGTCGTGGCGCTGAACCAGACCTGGGCGCGCGAGATGCACAACCAGGTGCTCGATGGATTCAGGGCGTCGCCGGCGCCGGCGAATGCGCTGTTTTTGGCAAAAGCTGCGGGCAACTTTCTCTTCGTGGTCTTGCTGGAAGCGGTGATGGCGCCGCTGTTCATCGTGTTCTACAACCTGCGCTCGGTGGGGCCGCCGGAGCAGCTCATCGCCATTGCGATGATGGGAACGTGGGCGCTGGTGGTGAACGGGACGTTTTTCGCCGCGCTCTCGCTGCGGACGCGAAGCCGCGAGGTCATGCTGCCGCTGCTGCTGTTTCCGATTTCGCTGCCGGCGATCCTGGGCATGGTTTCGGCCACCACGCTGGTGCTGACCGGCGACGGGTCGGCGCGCTTCTGGATAGAACTGCTCGGGGTCTACGACGTGGTGTTTACCACGGTGTGTCTGCTGCTGTTTGAGACTGTGCTCAACGCAGAATGA
- a CDS encoding ABC transporter ATP-binding protein: protein MSTSDYSTRKQACDATPAVELSAVSKVFGPSVALRDATADFAQGKLHVIVGENGAGKSTLLRIIAGLMKPTRGRVAVFGSADLREMAERIGYMPHAPLLYDQLSGLENLRYTACLYGIDDERRCHDVIEAVQLDPKLRRRVGQYSQGMRQRLSLARAIVHDPALLLLDEPFSNVDPGSAQHMVDALATLRDAGRTVVLITHQPALLDGVADNYVSMEAGRITDQGGSAPARSAQFTSTVSLRMEWRSDDL, encoded by the coding sequence GTGAGCACATCGGACTATTCCACGCGCAAGCAAGCGTGCGACGCCACGCCGGCCGTCGAGCTTTCGGCGGTGAGCAAAGTATTCGGCCCCTCCGTCGCGTTGCGCGACGCGACAGCCGACTTCGCGCAAGGGAAGCTGCATGTCATCGTCGGGGAAAATGGGGCGGGGAAGAGCACGCTGTTGCGCATCATCGCCGGGTTGATGAAGCCCACGCGAGGACGCGTGGCCGTGTTCGGCAGCGCCGACCTGCGCGAGATGGCCGAGCGCATCGGGTATATGCCGCACGCGCCGCTGCTTTACGACCAACTCAGCGGGCTGGAGAACCTGCGCTACACCGCCTGCCTGTACGGAATTGACGATGAGCGCCGCTGCCACGATGTGATCGAAGCGGTGCAACTCGATCCCAAGCTGCGGCGCCGCGTAGGTCAGTACTCGCAGGGAATGCGGCAACGGTTGTCGCTGGCGCGCGCGATCGTTCACGATCCGGCGCTACTGCTGCTCGACGAACCGTTTTCGAACGTGGACCCAGGATCGGCGCAGCACATGGTGGACGCGCTTGCCACGCTGCGCGACGCCGGACGCACGGTGGTCCTGATCACGCACCAGCCGGCGCTGCTGGATGGCGTGGCCGACAACTACGTCAGCATGGAAGCCGGGCGCATTACCGACCAGGGGGGCAGCGCTCCGGCCCGAAGCGCGCAGTTTACCTCCACCGTATCGCTGCGCATGGAGTGGAGGAGCGACGACTTGTGA
- a CDS encoding cytochrome c maturation protein CcmE: MANTQSKYVRFGAAIGVIVLALAYLAWTGVEQSKSYYVTIAELRGMGDSAYSKRLRVAGNVAPGSIKRRGTHLEFNLVEQGHVLQVEYTGAEAPPDTFKDDSQALADGSFGRDGVFHAKQIQAKCASKYAPQDGSKPGAQPAAPKSEAKPAATASASAPANSPSAPSTQ, encoded by the coding sequence ATGGCGAACACGCAATCCAAGTACGTTCGTTTCGGCGCGGCGATCGGTGTGATCGTGCTGGCGCTGGCGTATTTGGCCTGGACCGGCGTCGAGCAAAGTAAGAGCTATTACGTGACAATCGCGGAACTGCGCGGCATGGGCGACAGCGCTTACAGCAAGCGGCTGCGCGTGGCCGGCAACGTGGCCCCGGGCTCGATCAAGCGCCGCGGCACGCACCTGGAGTTCAACCTGGTGGAGCAGGGACACGTGCTGCAGGTTGAGTACACCGGCGCCGAGGCCCCGCCGGACACGTTCAAGGACGATTCGCAGGCGCTGGCTGACGGCAGCTTCGGCCGCGACGGCGTGTTCCACGCCAAGCAGATCCAGGCGAAGTGCGCATCGAAGTACGCGCCGCAGGATGGCAGCAAGCCGGGGGCGCAGCCGGCTGCGCCGAAGTCCGAGGCGAAACCGGCCGCGACGGCGAGCGCGAGCGCGCCTGCGAATTCGCCATCCGCACCCAGCACGCAGTGA